DNA from Daucus carota subsp. sativus chromosome 1, DH1 v3.0, whole genome shotgun sequence:
AAAtctcttataatattttaatattaagtaTTAAATTGAATATAGTAGTGAAGAATAATACTTTAATTGAGTTTGGATACCAAAATTAATTCTGGTTCTCTCCAAAACTAgcttacaaataaaaaattattgaacgTTTTGGCTAaccttattttcaaaataaaagtttatttatagagaaaaattataaaactctagttttttttaagtaagtttttattttgtcaaataaTGAATACGAAAcaactctttaatatttatatccaattttttcaaaatctattttttaattaaagaaataaggactttttttaaaaaaaaatggagcTGTCAAACACCCTTCATATGGTCGAGCTTATATGCTtggaatttaaatattttttattttagtttgtttttatAATACATCATAAattggtttaaaattagaattaaatcagaaactgatttaaaatttgaagttaaaagatgttttttattaaattattttaattttataattttttaaataaaaatcaatttcaacattaaaattcataatctatcaaatttatttttttattgtcaTTTTAATAAGTTATAATTCATCTATAATATCAAATCATCCAAACAAACCGTTTAAATTGAGGACATATTACATCAaatcattataaatcactggaataattttaaatcttcCATAACGTGTCCATTATCTTTATTTATGTTCTTTTATCTATTTCCCACAAAATTTGTTATTCTTATCCATAAAGCTAATATCAAACGGGGTTTACATCAAAGTCTATGAATATCCACATATCCACACAATACACGTAGTTGTTGGGTTAGAATATTTGCACACTTAGagcatatatatttcatataaaaatattcagtGTCCATATTATCGGTCACGATTTTCATCTCCGGTGTATATATCCACGTGCAGCCTGTAGTCGATCTGTGGTGTatgcatattttattatttaaaaatgcaaCACTTTCTGCATATTTGCAATGTAAACACAATTTAATATAACAATCCCGTGACTTAACGAGTCTAAGCAAAGGTATGAAAATAGATGCCAACACCAACCAGTAATACAAAACAACGTTTAACAGGTCATGTGATTTTTCCATAGCCTAAAAGATTTAAATCAACGTAAAAAATTCAAAGTATTCGTGTAGGCCCAAGCTGGACTTGAATATTGTTCAACGGCGTACGGTCGCACCGTCTTGTATGAGCAGCTCGGTCTTTTACTCGTAACTTCTTTTACTCATAAATATATCGATAATATTTATGTAGAAATAAACTATAAAACTGATGACTTCAAATTAAACAAgatgaatatatatgtacaagagCAAATGAACTCCAAAGACTACATTGTATATCTCCTGATTTATTAAAAGAGATAAATCACATAATATATAAGGGCTACCCAACAAAGTGATAGCAACTAACTAGTGTCCACCTGAAACTAAACTCTACTACTCCATGATCCTAAAAACACTCATTACTAATCCAATACTCTCCCACAATTTCTCTAACTTATCCTCTACTAATAAAACAATTAGTGATtatactaatttaattatttcaagtttagattattagaatataattccaACAATCTTCCCCTTAATCTAAACTTAGCTTCTATGCCCGTCTGGCAAGTTCTTCGGTGCCCATCTGACTTTCTTTATTGGCCCGTATGACCTTTTGaactgagcccgtatggctatttTGTTTTGCCCGTCTGGCTACGTCTTCATCTGCCCGTATGGCTTTCAATTTAGCCCGTATGGCTTTCAACCCATTTGGTTTTCAACTTAGCCCGTATGACCCTTCTTATTTGCCTATCTGGCACGTCTTGTTTGCCCATATTGCACACTTGTTTGCCCATCTGGCCTTTTTTTTCTTGCCCATCTGGCACTTTTTTCTTGCCCATCTGGCACGTTCACCTCCATTTGATTTCACCGGAAAAATAGAGAACACAACTTCCCCCCGTAACTCTCTCGACTTAAAAAATCATTGCTTTTTAAGCAAAAATATCTCTCACAAACACGTTCACCTCTATATCATTTCCTGCCTTCAGTAAGCTTCTCCGGCATCGCCTCACCTTTCACGGCAGCTCCTACTACACATGCATCCCATACTACACATGCAGCTTTGCCACCATGCTTTTGCAACGCCTACCTGTAACTATCTCGTCACACACTTATTCTGCGGCTCCACCACCACCTGGCGGCGGAACAAcaaaacctggctctgataccatgtagaaATAAACTATAAAACTGATGACTTCAAATTAAACAAgatgaatatatatgtacaagagCAAATGAACTCCAAAGACTACATTGTATATCTCCTGATTTATTAAAAGAGATAAATCACATAATATATAAGGGCTACCCAACAAAGTGATAGCAACTAACTAGTGTCCACCTGAAACTAAACTCTACTACTCCATGATCCTAAAAACACTCATTACTAATCCAATACTCTCCCACAATTTCTCTAACTTATCCTCTACTAATAAAACAATTAGTGATtatactaatttaattatttcaagtttagattattagaatataattccaACAATTTATAAAGCGAAACACATGTACAAAGTCCAATGAGAACAGTTGAAATTACTTCGTTTTTtcaatgaataaaaaattattaaactataaCTTTCTAGGAAATGAGATTTTAAATATCAACAAGATACGCGTGTACCAGCCCCAGAAGAAAGTATGCAaatttttttggcaaaaattttcggtttggtttgttTAAAGAAATTTTTGAAATGTGCAAAACATCCAAGGCTGATTGataattgaattattaaaatacattaagAATAATTGCAATTACTAAAATGattgcaattatatattttatgttggGCGCAATATTTTCTCTTAAAGCTATACTTATTGTGGTATATTAGTCCCTGCAAGAGAACAGTACTATCAatcgaataaaatttaattagctTCGAGTTGTATAATAAGATGGAAAAGAGAATTAGagaaacaaattaattaaactcATAGTTATAGAAATATAGAGATGATGATCTTTGATCATAGAAAAAAATGGCCTGTTTGTGTGAGTTTTAACATTGAATTTCAATGTTGATTTAAGAACTTCgaaatttaaattcatattaattaaaCCCATAGTTATAGAAATATAGAGATGATGATCTTTGATCATAGAAAAAAGTGGCCTGTTTGTGAGAGTTAACATTGAATTTCAATGTTGATTTAAGAACTTCgaaatttaaattcatatttGACTTTGAATTAGAaatcttttatatttatatattagtagaatatacttttttgaataatttatactaattctgtagttatatatatagattacaAGTTAATATCACAAGATTAATggataatatatcaaatttattattattatcattacatTTTCAATAATCTATAAATTAGCAATAGTATCAGATTATTCGAACGGACAAATTTTATTCTACAGCTATCACTTTAAATTGTTTTAGTTCACAAAAATATGATCTATAATGAACTTTActccatatataaataaaataaccaatttttaaaaatacagttTGACCCACACAAAAGTCTTGGCATTGTTTTATTTTGATTACAAGCAAAGAATATGACTCTGAACCTAGCCAAGAACAGTAACACCCCAAATCCATTTATTCCCACtgtttgtagtttcatattttacCATTTCAATGGTCAATATTCAACTCCACCCTTGTCTACTCCCCTCTCATACGTTTCTAATTTCTCTATTATATTACTACAGCACGCTAGCTAGCCGCGTATGAAATCAATTTACACGGACTATCTTCTATATATACATCACACGTACAAGGTACAACCAACAACATAACTCAACAAGTCTCATTCCTCTCAACTCTCTCTTTCGAATATACgcaaaaccctaaaaaaaaacattttcgttcacgattttattaaattttattttaaaaatgatttcttCATGGAGGAAGATTAGAAGATCGAGCAACAAGAAAGATGTTGCGAGCATGGAGCTTTCGATCCCGAATCATTATCGGTGCCCGATATCACTAGAGTTGATGAAAGATCCGGTGACTCTTTCCACCGGGATAACTTATGATCGAGCTAGCATAGAGACGTGGATTGAGGCCGGGAATCGAACGTGTCCGATCACGAATCAAGTATTGAAAACCCTCGAGCCGATACCGAACCATACTCTTAGAAAAATGATTCAAGATTGGTGCGTGGACAATAGTTCATTCGGCATTGAGAGGATTCCTACGCCGAGAACCCCTCTTGGTGCACGCGAGATCGCGGAGATCCTTTCGAGACTCGTGGAGGCTCAGCAAAGAGAAGACGCTCGCGCGTGCCAGGAAATAGTAGCTAAGATCGTTGGCTTGGCTAAAGAGAGCGAGCGAAACAAACAGCGCATTTTGAAGAACGAGACTATTGGGGTCTTGGCCTCATCATTTGAAGCATTCGCAAAGTCTTCATATGATCATAACGTTGGTGTTTTAGAGCAAATCTTGTTAGCTCTCACAATATTGATATCATCATTAGACGGAGAGGCCAAATTTCATCTTGGATCGAATTCGTCTTTACGTTGCATGGTGTGGCTTTTGAACAGCGGAGATTTATCGACGCGAAGAAACGCGGTTCTAGTACTCAAACACGTATTATCATCCGATCAAAGAAAAATGGATGACTTCTCCGAAATTAAAGAGTCTTTAGAAGGGTTAGTGAAGGTGATCAAAGAGCCGATTTGCCCCACAACCACGAAAGCCTCGTTGGTGATCATCTACAACATAATTTTATCGAAAAAGGTCAATGAGAATGTtgtaacaaaatttattaacatGGGGTTGGTGGAAAGGCTGCTAGAAATGCTTGTGGATTCGGAGAAAAGCATTTGCGAAAAGGCGCTAGGTGTTTTAGATGGAATTTGTATGTGCAATCAAGGGAGGGAAAGGGCTTATGCGAATGCCCTGACAATGCCAGTCCTAGTGAAGAAAATTCTCCGAGTGTCGGACTTGGCAACAGAATTTTCGGTGTCGATACTTTGGAATTTAAGCAAAAACGAGAGCGCCGCGGGAAATAATGGAAATGGTAGCGTTGTTCTTGCGGAAGCTGTTCAAGTGGGAGCGTTTCAGaagctgttgttgctgttgcaaTTTGGTTGTAGTGAAAGAACTAAGGACATGGCCTCGGATTTGTTGAAGATGTTGAATGTGCATAGAGATACGGTGGAATGTGTGGATACTAGAGATTTCAGAAATCTTAAATTGCCGGCTTGAATAGTGCGAGAAACCATTCATTTATTAGATAAAGTTAATTTTCACGGAGCTATAGGTTGAACATATATTGCTGTTAATGGGAGACTACATTTACAATAATACAACTGCttgtaataattttttacaATGTGCACAAGTTTTGTTACTGTAATTCACTCAAGTGAAGTAATAAGACTTGAGTATACGGTTTGTTTATTGATTCGAGTTTATGGTAaagaatttatatttacaaaaggTTCCATGCTTCGAGATTTCTATAATAATTAGGGAAGAATCTAGGAAGAGACGGTACCATCCGTggcttttattttattatttagatttttgaaattgATAAAAGAGTAGTAATCACTTCgtccgttttatttttttattatgtttttcattatttgattcttattttaaagtgtatataaaatatagtttcataaatattttctaatttttttctatatttatataaatatttaaatattaaaattttatttgagaaaaaagtttaaaaaaatttataatattatattttatagaatttctaaaatatgtgtcaaaatcAGGATAAACAACTTAGAGGGACATGAAAAGTGCTTCACACACAAAATTGATTACAAAATCTTTTACAAGATGCATGACATGTGTTAAGTTTTCATCGGAATGGATCTTCTTGCATTcgtataaattaaattaattaaaacatcTTACCTCgattatcattttattattatgagtttaatatttaatttatgcaTGTAGGATCCCCGGAGTAATATTAAAGCGTGGAGTTGTAAGTGTGAATGGGGCAGTAAGCAGATGGCGATGGGTCTGAAGACTGAACCGTGAACTATATATGTGTTTTACTTTTATATGAAGTATGAACACAAGTCCGACTCAACAGCAGAAAAgacaaaattatattactaaatTTGAGGTAGTCCAAATATACGTGTGTTTTATCAGACAAaatgcaaaaataataaaaatataatagaggAGTGTGATaattaaagttggaaggatTGAGTCAGCATGGGCTGGCTGGTATTATATATTGACTCAATTTTAGCTACCACTGACCTGATCTGATTCAACAAAACTGCTAAGTACTGTGAGATGGGGTCACGGCGACTATGTCTAATGTCAGTTTGTCAGTTAAATGCCAACTCAGCCGTCGCCTTTTGAATACGAGATTGTTTTCTCAGGTACTTGTCTACTTGCATCGCTGTTGTATCATGTATGCACACAGTGATATTAAACTAACCATGTTTTAAATATTACTGTATTATTATTCATTTAAAGAGGCAACGTTATAAGTCGCAGAAATAAAAGTTAGTTTTGATCCACGACATAATTCGAAAACATGTTGAATTTTCTCTTACATTTTGGATCTCAAAATTCTGAATAAGTTCCTTTTCACACGAGGTGGAGTCTTACTGCGAGTGTGAACATTGGACTTCCCTCGGAGAATAATTTAACCTGTGTTTCGGTAGTTAGCAGCAAAACACTTGTCGAATACTACTACCACGTTCCAACTGCTTATACTTTTTGTATGTATTTCAACCATGTGTCCTTTAATTAAACCATTAGGGCATGCATGATATGCATGCTGCTGTAACAAAAGGAGTTAAATTTAAATCACGTAACCTCATTTCTACACACGTGAGGGAAAAAATAGACTAGTCAGAAAGCGGTAGTGGAATTAGAATGGTTATTTGACGAGCGGTCAGATAATGAGATGTaaattaataaagaaaaattattatacatgatagtattgattaaatataaataaatttacattttTGTATGATGAATATTATagagtaaataatataaatatagaatGAATCATTGCTTCTAATCATATATGTGAGATATCTAATTCAAAAATTCTGAAATTAATGTTTGACTCGTTAATAAAAATGCAACCAACTTTAATAGCAACATATAAGAGAATGCCGTAGTTTCAACTGCCTCCTGTGGTGGAAATAATTCTAATTTAGGAGAAGAGCACTGAAGCGTCAAGAACGTGTGGGAGACGAATGAATATAAAGGCGTGtgcttaacatatatatatgtttatgggCCGAGTCAATTGTACTTTTCTGTGGTTACTTTTGTTTTCATGAATCGTGAAGGCGTCAATTGTAATTGTAGTGTAAGTTCGTAACCCCCATAACGACGCGTTTAAGTGATATAATACCTTAaatgaaaacaagaataaaataGGAATTGACTCTTACTTGGCAAAGAAGCAGCATATACAAAATTACCATTCGTTAAGATTATATTTCAAACcagtttttataataaataaaatataatttctatatACTTTTCGTGTGTATATTCAAGTTGAAACGCACAAACAAgtcaaaaacaacttgtacaccACTGTTGCGTACTTGCCCAACTGGTCGTATGCAAGTGCTGAACTGCAGGCATGCTGTCAAAATGGAAAAATATATTTCCTCTCAACAGTAACTAAACTACAAATTCAGCTTTGTACACTTCCTACCAAACTCTTTCGAAACCTCTCAATTGTATATGCACAATTTCAAAATGTGCAAGTCCACTCCCTATTTTCCTCAGCTGTTTCCTTTTTGTTTGCCCAAGTAATCTTTGCTTGCACAATTtcctttttgaaaattttgaatttttttatataaatgtatgGAATATATAAGTATTTTGGTTAAAGTTTCGTAAAGACGAGGGACGTATGCCGTAGAAATTTTAGTGAGTGCGACTCATGGGCCATTTAGGAATATAGATAAAGTTTGTCAAAGAATCGGTTACTCTAATACCTCAAGCGGTTAGAGAATGACCCTTTGTAACCCTTTGTaagatcttatattctaacaaagTTCCATAATTTTGACCATGAACAATAAAACTGTAGATGTAACTTACACGGGATCTACTCTCTTAATGTTGTTATATAAAGTGGGTGTTTAAACCCCACTTCTAGAGTTATAAATTAGAAGTATTCATTCGTACTGTACTGTTAGTTTGTGTAAAAGTCGAgaagcatttataaaaaatttagaatcctaacttttgtttcataacTTCTACTTTTcataaacactttaatcacttataagttttaactaaTTCTTAACTTCTACTTTACTATTCCACTTTAAGTGAaaagtacttattttaaactcacccaaacggcggCATATTTAAGttcaaaatttatcaattatttcTGAGTCATGTTTGTTACTCGTTGATACCGGAAAGATAACACACTATAGTTTAATTTATCTTGTATTAACTATATTGGTTTTTACGATTATAATAGAGCGGATTTTCAACTATGATAATAGTCAAGacttttatttgaaattagacGGAGTAAGAGtagattaataattttatgattattaatattgaGAGAATATGCCGAAGATATtgatattaatgaattgatagatgatgtgaataattttctttcattttgatttataactaatattaatatttcatgctTATGAATATGTTAGATTTCATAAGATAGAACTTATAATTATGATTCAatgtttttagaatatttttattaaattgtgttaaaaaaattactccaacccggataaaaattaaattatggatCCGCCCAAACAAGTTGACACGAGACCTTCCAGTAACTTGTAAAATTGTCTAAGGTTTGCAGGCCGAACATCAACCATTGATGGTCCACAGTCCAATGCTCTAAAGTCCGATGTCTTCAAAATCTGCTTCGAAAAGATGTTGTACTCATTGGACAGGCCCAAACGTTGGTGTTTAAAAAAGTTGTGTCTTTCCGGCTTCCGTCTCTAATTGCGAGGATCCATCGTACTGGTAAGTTGTGTTCATTTGGACTGAcactgtgtttggttgggaggaatgaaatttgttaagAATGCAATGAGATTAGGAATGGAATGGTGAAAGAATGGAAAGAAGGTTGAATGGAATGATCAATTCAAAACTCTTGTttggttcattttttttaagattggAATGGAATGAACCATTCCATTCATTTGAGTTGTTTGGTTACtcaaaggaatggaatggtaattaattatttttttagcaaattTTTTCATATGAATTTTAACTTCcagaatttataaatcaaatagaCAAATGGATTAATTTCATGTCAATAGCATACTTCACATTTCATTACACAAATTAGTAGTACCTAAATCaactataataaatattaaaaatttacaaaaaaccAAACTTTCGCCACTACTAATTCTCCttcataatttacaaataaaatacaaaatttctCCAAGAAAAGGTCAAGATTTTGAACTATTACTAGCCCTGCCACTTCTCCAGCATGACCAAGATCACTTTCCAAGCCAGCATCAGGGAATAAAGCACTCTGAACAATATCAGAAATTTAAGATGAAGCCGCATTCAGTCAAAGATGCAGATCTGGCTGCGAACAAATTTAGTAGTTTAGCCAAAATTCAGAAAATTGAATGAACTGCATAGTAAAGAACTTGACAGGAAACTTTGTTAGTCCACATTGACAAAACCACAACACTGTTTTGTTGGAACACTTCAAATGCTACCAATCAGGACATTACAAAACACATACTTtattagggttaaaaatggggtggggaaaatggggaacccgccctaacccgccccgaatggggcagatccgccccgctaatatggggaatggggcagtgacggggaatgattttctgccccgccaaaatatggggcaagtatggtatttgttgaatccccgcggggattccccgccctgccccgcatatatttaatataaataaataattatattaaatacaatatttttattatatttaatataatatatttattatatttaatattattatttttaatacacaaaactataattttacaatgtataacatgtaACAACCGTGAAATTTCAAGTACGtaaatcatttaattttatgaattgtgagtttgttaataaaaatattggtaCGTAAAATATTTAAGGCTAGTGCGAGTTTAGATTATATTGGCTGGCGAATTAAATCTAGTGACATATcattaaagtttaaatatcatGTACGTGGACTAGTTGGTAGATATATAGTGTTATGTTACGACCCGAAAATAAATATTACGGGTTAGCTAAAATGAATTTTTCcgtcataattaattaataaatttcgaaATATTTAGAAAGTATTGGAaacattatttaattatatatatatatatatatatatatatatatatatatatatatatatataaataagtagCGTTAAGCAAGTCGGGATCGGAATATTCAAGAATAAAACGAAACAAATTGATTAAAACCGAAACGTTACTTGGTGTGCAAgtaaagtaataaaataaaattaaaattataataataataaaatatataaatatataaaataaatatatagtgcTTGGGGGCCAAGTACACTTGGGGaccaagtaatttttagttttagttaACTTCGATTAATGTGCTAATGATGATTAAGTGTATGTATATAAAGCAAAGAAAAGAGTCTATTTTTCTTTGACAAAGACCAGTGAATTTAGAGGAAGAGCTGGTCAGGAGGATAAACCAAGTATCGGGTAATAGAAAAGGAGCAAATCACTGCACCTTCAACTATTCTAAACAAGGTAAGTCTTAACTTATCtttattaattgaaataaatagataaatatttaTGGTGATGTGGACTGCTGTGCTTACTAtggagttttaataattaaaaaggaaGCTTgtttcaaggaaaaagaaaagaaacacacactatatatatatggacCGCTAAAATAATTAACATACTAAATGGAGAATTTAATTAGGGTTCTTGACAATTGGGGATTTGTATTCAAGAAGGAGTAAGTTGAAATTGTGGGTTGATTGTTTGTTGTGGTTGTTGGTTATGTAAAAGAGGTAGGCTGAGCAGGTGGGAAGAGGCCGGAGTCAGCCGCGGCGTTGCCGCCAGCGGCGACTCACGGCGTGGTGGCGGTGTAGCAGTGAAGGAGAGGGGAGAGAAAAGGGAAGGGGGAGAAAGGGAGGCTGTATGTGGGTTGTGGAGCgatgcagagagagagagagagagacggaaGAGGGTGGCAGTCGCCGGAAAGGTTACCGGACAGCGGTGGTGATGTTGGATGGTGGAGGAGGAAGAAAGGAGGGATGGGGGAGATGATGGTGAGGGTAACATGGTAATTTTATAAGCTGGgtatattcaaataatttagATAAATTAGCACAagagataataaaataaaagtatgcaatataagataataattaGGTGATGTGTAAATTTATGTGTAGGAattaatgtataatatataGTCAGGGAATGATATTGGAGATGAGGTTTAAAACAaagtgaaaattgtaattagaaTAATAATGGATATATGAGAATTCGAAATAAGCAGAGATTTTGGTGAATATACCAGTGACTAACAAGCTGATGAAAACCAGAGTCATGTGCCAATAAATGAGCTTTAGCGAGCTTCCAAGCCAAACACTTGTCGCATCAAACCCTGGAGAATATGCTTTCTTCCACTGAGGTTTCCCATTCATTGGAGATCGGACAAGCTCAATGGCTACTGGCTTCAATGTGCCAATAGGAGTTAGAAAAAACAAGGCCCTTGATCCATATAGAGATGTCCCTTTTATCTGCCTCACTTTCTTCACATATGGTAGTAGCAAATCATGGTAATCTATCATGAAAAGTTTCTTCTGCTTTATGGCCTGcattgatatttataattatcatatataaGCTGATTGATATgtattattatcatatataagGGTTTTTGAACCCTTGAACCACTCCCTATAGAGTTTTATGCCACAGATGGTGAGATTTAGGCTCCTAAGTTTTAACCTGGCAACCAAAGTTGTTTCGACACATCAAAATGAATGACCAGCTTTGTACCCAACAGTCCAAAATGAAGcaataataacaaaacatttcaGACTCATTAAACACAATTCTTTCTTAAACACCAAACAAATAACCAGCTTGTCTGGCTAGAAATTCTTCCATCCATTCACCATAATCCAGTCATGCATTAACCGTAAATCCTACTGAACCCCCATGAGAACATAATTATGAAAGCACTGCAGTCTTACCAAGATAACAGAAGCACCCATTTTCAGAATAATAAGCTATACCCTTGTTTATATGACCAAACAAACCTAAAAAAATCCCTAAAAAAATGCCAGATCACTCTATTGATTGTGGCGCAGTACTCTACTCCTTCAAGCAACCCCGTAAAATTGTTCCTCAACCAATTCACTTCTCCGATCCCTAATCAACACTTCTACTTTTGATTTTTTGGTTTTATTAAGTACATTACCCCCTGAAGTGCAACCATAAAAAACACTCCCGAGCCGTAACAATTAAAATCATACAAAAAAAACCCATACTTTTAGTTAGTGAAAGTCTTGCCATTGCTGTAATTCATCATATAGTTGTTAGAGGCTTTTTATCGAACACCTAATACACATCATTCAAACACAAAAATCATATAATCAGTAATAAACACAAAAAATCGAAAAGTAACTGGAATGTCAGTGATAGAAAGAAACATTAACACATAAATTAGCCAGATTAACAGAGAATTCATCTAAATCaatctacaaattacacaaTTTAACAAGATTAGTGAAAAATATTCAAATGGATAAGCTCGAACCAGTATGCTCAGATTGATTTAGGTTTCAAAATGGTTGCAAATGGTAAAGTGAATCGCTGAAATGCGTCGATCGGATTTTGAGCTTATTGAAATCGGCGGAGTCGAAGATGCGAGAGTTTGAATCGTCCTTGCCTGAATAGCGAGAGTCTGAAGCTCGATCGGATGCTTCGAGCGTGTTTTTTTGTTTTAGCCGAGAGATTAGAATGGGCTTATCCCACCGTTTTCAGcaggaaaagaatataaaacaaTGCTCCAGAATGGAATGAGTTAAAGAATGGatcattccattcctttggCCCAACCAAACAGCAATTTTTTTGTTGGGCTGAATGTATCATTCCATTCTGTCCAAGATCCATTCCATTCATGCCAACCAAACAGAGcctgaatggaatggagggagaatggaatgaaatttgtactataaaatggtgttgatcaaagaaaatgtaaataattttcattccttcaatcactCTAAtcttactattttaactataattttaacccacatgttttggaagaaTGCTCATTCTTTTTCTATATCATGTTTCTTaacaatctttctcacaaaaatttaactacattcatattttgtcaccattatttcatactttcttctttctccttaaactttttatataatttttcattccattttccgctcatttcattccatttaaactttttatataatttttcattccattttcCGCTCATTTCATTCCATAAACACAGCCGTAGATAATGGAGCACAACCCGTTGCTAATTTCGCCGGCCCAGAGATGCAGAAATATATGTTGTTTTTGATAAGCACAAGAATTGTAATTTCGCTGTACATTTCATCGATACTGTATTAATAT
Protein-coding regions in this window:
- the LOC108213344 gene encoding U-box domain-containing protein 21, which gives rise to MISSWRKIRRSSNKKDVASMELSIPNHYRCPISLELMKDPVTLSTGITYDRASIETWIEAGNRTCPITNQVLKTLEPIPNHTLRKMIQDWCVDNSSFGIERIPTPRTPLGAREIAEILSRLVEAQQREDARACQEIVAKIVGLAKESERNKQRILKNETIGVLASSFEAFAKSSYDHNVGVLEQILLALTILISSLDGEAKFHLGSNSSLRCMVWLLNSGDLSTRRNAVLVLKHVLSSDQRKMDDFSEIKESLEGLVKVIKEPICPTTTKASLVIIYNIILSKKVNENVVTKFINMGLVERLLEMLVDSEKSICEKALGVLDGICMCNQGRERAYANALTMPVLVKKILRVSDLATEFSVSILWNLSKNESAAGNNGNGSVVLAEAVQVGAFQKLLLLLQFGCSERTKDMASDLLKMLNVHRDTVECVDTRDFRNLKLPA